The following proteins are co-located in the Salvelinus namaycush isolate Seneca unplaced genomic scaffold, SaNama_1.0 Scaffold740, whole genome shotgun sequence genome:
- the LOC120042661 gene encoding uncharacterized protein LOC120042661 isoform X1 codes for MLKLQPEKKPVELKGWSDEESEVRSFLQCLSYISQLSCDDDRFFQTVCESIPVRSREEDQQLASLLQALGSTLSLGGELPRKTCRSVGRVLGLCASRVDLTLTPSKISLKGALLLLRHESKLHKLRLSVGMAVKLSRLVRRTGRGATPLTVPELSLVLKSSHLPERVLSRALSSVASLLRLWRVQCLDLTDFWIQGHSLITLLCHQGPLSLRLNSDTLQQLTVVVYEAQDKDLTQLFLEKVGGDLTSCRLDWEVLLSLLQLSTHNITVDLRKNRLLEKNISDLLPFLGRVTLKRSSSSFVKSSIRHIYDSRDSDCVSSLLRSSDHWINLNSRELDRVDCTALCFTLQHSHQVKVNLLWTSIPPGEIESILPLLDRVSQLSVDRKLLLSFLQCCAASKIQQGAPPPPTAEWLLRSLHYRLDFSCSSSVDLSAQDQEKALCLTTDHCRAINSVLKQSQHSTQLVQNQVQLILRDCEVEDRALRELLPILHIVKLSSSKALLLQLLDLVSEGIEEGLLRHTGSLCRALDGELDLSETRLDQKACGSLALVLEHSEGLSKLDLSHCQLTDHHLQALITNLHKVQVLDLSHNDITDALTDRILQLVSTNTSIHTVRLFNNRIQDRRPFLTDKRFEIW; via the exons atgctgaaactccaaccagagaagaaaccagtagagctgaagggctggtcagatgaagagagtgaagtgaggagTTTCCTTCAGTGTCTGTCCTACATCTCACAGCTGAG CTGTGATGATGACAGGTTCTTCCAGACTGTGTGTGAATCCATCCCTGTGAGGTCCAGAGAAGAGGACCAGCAGTTggcctctcttctccaggccttGGGCTCCACCCTGTCACTGGGAGGAGAGTTACCCAGGAAAACCTGCAGGTCTGTGGGGAGAGTCCTGGGTCTCTGTGCCTCCAGAGTGGACCTTACTCTCACCCCCAGCAAGATCTCTCTCAAAGGAGCCTTACTTCTTTTGAGACATGAGTCAAAGCTCCACAAGCTCAG GCTGAGTGTGGGTATGGCAGTGAAACTGTCCAGACTGGttaggaggacagggagaggtgcTACTCCACTGACTGTCCCAGAACTCTCCCTGGTCCTAAAGAGCAGCCATCTACCAGAGAGAGTGTTATCCAGGGCTCTGAGTAGTGTGGCGTCCCTGCTGAGACTCTGGAGGGTTCAGTGTCTGGACCTGACTGACTTCTGGATCCAGGGTCACTCTCTCATCACACTGCTGTGTCACCAgggacctctctctctcag ACTGAACTCAGACACTCTgcagcagctgactgtagttgtgtaTGAAGCTCAGGACAAGGACTTGACTCAGTTGTTCCTGGAGAAGGTTGGTGGAGACCTGACCTCCTGCAGGCTGGACTGGGAagtgcttctctctctgctgcagctTTCAACCCACAACATCACTGTGGACCTCAGGAAGAACCGGCTTCTAGAGAAGAACATCTCAGATCTTCTCCCCTTTCTGGGAAGGGTTACTCTCAAGAG GTCCAGTTCCAGCTTTGTAAAGTCCTCCATCAGACACATCTATGACAGTAGAGACAGTGACTGTGTGTCCAGTTTGTTGAGGTCTTCAGACCATTGGATCAACCTGAACAGCAGAGAGCTGGACAGAGTGGACTGTACTGCTCTGTGTTTTACCCTGCAGCACAGCCACCAAGTCAAAGTCAACCTGCTGTGGACCTCCATACCACCGGGGGAGATAGAGAGCATCCTGCCTCTTCTGGACAGAGTCTCCCAACTCAG tgttgaCAGGAAGTTACTGCTGAGTTTCCTCCAGTGCTGTGCTGCCTCTAAGATCCAGCAGGgggcaccaccaccaccaacagcaGAATGGCTGCTCAGGTCTCTGCACTACAGGCTGGacttctcctgctcctcctctgtgGACCTGTCAGCTCAGGACCAGGAGAAGGCTCTGTGTCTGACCACTGACCACTGCAGGGCCATCAACTCTGTTCTGAAGCAGAGCCAACACAGCACCCAGCTGGTCCAGAACCAGGTCCAGCTCATCCTAAGAGACTGTGAGGTGGAGGACAGAGCACTGAGGGAGCTGCTTCCCATCCTGCATATCGTCAAGCTGAG TTCCAGCAAAGCTCTGCTACTTCAGCTGCTGGACCTTGTGTCTGAGGGGATTGAAGAGGGGCTGCTGAGGCACACAGGGTCCCTGTGCAGAGCCCTGGATGGGGAGCTGGACCTCAGTGAGACCAGGCTGGATCAGAAGGCCTGTGGATCTCTGGCCCTGGTTCTGGAACACTCAGAGGGTCTGTCAAAACTGGACCTCAGCCACTGTCAACTCACAGACCACCACCTACAGGCCCTGATCACAAACCTGCATAAAGTACAAGTCCTGGA cCTGAGTCACAATGACATCACTGATGCTCTGACTGACAGAATACTCCAACTGGTCTCTACCAACACTTCAATACACACCGTACG ACTCTTCAACAACAGAATCCAGGACAGAAGACCCTTCCTGACAGACAAGAGGTTTGAGATCTGGTGA
- the LOC120042661 gene encoding uncharacterized protein LOC120042661 isoform X4 has protein sequence MLKLQPEKKPVELKGWSDEESEVRSFLQCLSYISQLSCDDDRFFQTVCESIPVRSREEDQQLASLLQALGSTLSLGGELPRKTCRSVGRVLGLCASRVDLTLTPSKISLKGALLLLRHESKLHKLRLSVGMAVKLSRLVRRTGRGATPLTVPELSLVLKSSHLPERVLSRALSSVASLLRLWRVQCLDLTDFWIQGHSLITLLCHQGPLSLRLNSDTLQQLTVVVYEAQDKDLTQLFLEKVGGDLTSCRLDWEVLLSLLQLSTHNITVDLRKNRLLEKNISDLLPFLGRVTLKSSSFVKSSIRHIYDSRDSDCVSSLLRSSDHWINLNSRELDRVDCTALCFTLQHSHQVKVNLLWTSIPPGEIESILPLLDRVSQLSVDRKLLLSFLQCCAASKIQQGAPPPPTAEWLLRSLHYRLDFSCSSSVDLSAQDQEKALCLTTDHCRAINSVLKQSQHSTQLVQNQVQLILRDCEVEDRALRELLPILHIVKLSSSKALLLQLLDLVSEGIEEGLLRHTGSLCRALDGELDLSETRLDQKACGSLALVLEHSEGLSKLDLSHCQLTDHHLQALITNLHKVQVLDLSHNDITDALTDRILQLVSTNTSIHTVRLFNNRIQDRRPFLTDKRFEIW, from the exons atgctgaaactccaaccagagaagaaaccagtagagctgaagggctggtcagatgaagagagtgaagtgaggagTTTCCTTCAGTGTCTGTCCTACATCTCACAGCTGAG CTGTGATGATGACAGGTTCTTCCAGACTGTGTGTGAATCCATCCCTGTGAGGTCCAGAGAAGAGGACCAGCAGTTggcctctcttctccaggccttGGGCTCCACCCTGTCACTGGGAGGAGAGTTACCCAGGAAAACCTGCAGGTCTGTGGGGAGAGTCCTGGGTCTCTGTGCCTCCAGAGTGGACCTTACTCTCACCCCCAGCAAGATCTCTCTCAAAGGAGCCTTACTTCTTTTGAGACATGAGTCAAAGCTCCACAAGCTCAG GCTGAGTGTGGGTATGGCAGTGAAACTGTCCAGACTGGttaggaggacagggagaggtgcTACTCCACTGACTGTCCCAGAACTCTCCCTGGTCCTAAAGAGCAGCCATCTACCAGAGAGAGTGTTATCCAGGGCTCTGAGTAGTGTGGCGTCCCTGCTGAGACTCTGGAGGGTTCAGTGTCTGGACCTGACTGACTTCTGGATCCAGGGTCACTCTCTCATCACACTGCTGTGTCACCAgggacctctctctctcag ACTGAACTCAGACACTCTgcagcagctgactgtagttgtgtaTGAAGCTCAGGACAAGGACTTGACTCAGTTGTTCCTGGAGAAGGTTGGTGGAGACCTGACCTCCTGCAGGCTGGACTGGGAagtgcttctctctctgctgcagctTTCAACCCACAACATCACTGTGGACCTCAGGAAGAACCGGCTTCTAGAGAAGAACATCTCAGATCTTCTCCCCTTTCTGGGAAGGGTTACTCTCAAGAG TTCCAGCTTTGTAAAGTCCTCCATCAGACACATCTATGACAGTAGAGACAGTGACTGTGTGTCCAGTTTGTTGAGGTCTTCAGACCATTGGATCAACCTGAACAGCAGAGAGCTGGACAGAGTGGACTGTACTGCTCTGTGTTTTACCCTGCAGCACAGCCACCAAGTCAAAGTCAACCTGCTGTGGACCTCCATACCACCGGGGGAGATAGAGAGCATCCTGCCTCTTCTGGACAGAGTCTCCCAACTCAG tgttgaCAGGAAGTTACTGCTGAGTTTCCTCCAGTGCTGTGCTGCCTCTAAGATCCAGCAGGgggcaccaccaccaccaacagcaGAATGGCTGCTCAGGTCTCTGCACTACAGGCTGGacttctcctgctcctcctctgtgGACCTGTCAGCTCAGGACCAGGAGAAGGCTCTGTGTCTGACCACTGACCACTGCAGGGCCATCAACTCTGTTCTGAAGCAGAGCCAACACAGCACCCAGCTGGTCCAGAACCAGGTCCAGCTCATCCTAAGAGACTGTGAGGTGGAGGACAGAGCACTGAGGGAGCTGCTTCCCATCCTGCATATCGTCAAGCTGAG TTCCAGCAAAGCTCTGCTACTTCAGCTGCTGGACCTTGTGTCTGAGGGGATTGAAGAGGGGCTGCTGAGGCACACAGGGTCCCTGTGCAGAGCCCTGGATGGGGAGCTGGACCTCAGTGAGACCAGGCTGGATCAGAAGGCCTGTGGATCTCTGGCCCTGGTTCTGGAACACTCAGAGGGTCTGTCAAAACTGGACCTCAGCCACTGTCAACTCACAGACCACCACCTACAGGCCCTGATCACAAACCTGCATAAAGTACAAGTCCTGGA cCTGAGTCACAATGACATCACTGATGCTCTGACTGACAGAATACTCCAACTGGTCTCTACCAACACTTCAATACACACCGTACG ACTCTTCAACAACAGAATCCAGGACAGAAGACCCTTCCTGACAGACAAGAGGTTTGAGATCTGGTGA